One part of the Bacteroidia bacterium genome encodes these proteins:
- a CDS encoding GNAT family N-acetyltransferase translates to MSQSPYKSFETDRLILRPTEESDAAYILEVMNTPKWIKNIGDRKVHSREDAIKYIRERMLPQLERLGYSNYTVIRKSDGVKMGSCGLYDREGLEGIDIGFAFLPAYEKKGYAYEASSRIMEAAIEDFGIELIKAITIPSNTASQKLLEKLGLEFQKRFYMEGDSEELMLYQWEAKSD, encoded by the coding sequence ATGTCCCAAAGTCCCTACAAATCTTTTGAAACAGATCGCCTTATCCTTAGGCCCACAGAGGAATCTGATGCCGCCTACATTCTGGAGGTGATGAATACGCCCAAATGGATCAAAAATATTGGAGATCGAAAGGTTCATTCAAGGGAAGATGCAATCAAATATATCCGCGAGCGGATGCTCCCTCAGTTGGAGCGTTTGGGTTATTCCAATTATACAGTCATTCGCAAATCAGATGGAGTCAAAATGGGTTCATGCGGATTATATGATCGAGAAGGACTGGAAGGAATAGACATTGGATTTGCCTTTCTTCCGGCCTATGAAAAAAAGGGATATGCCTATGAAGCCTCTTCGCGTATCATGGAAGCCGCTATTGAGGATTTTGGGATTGAATTGATCAAGGCGATTACCATTCCCAGCAATACAGCTTCTCAAAAGTTATTGGAAAAATTGGGCCTGGAATTTCAGAAGCGTTTCTATATGGAAGGTGATTCGGAGGAACTGATGCTCTATCAATGGGAAGCAAAATCGGATTAA
- a CDS encoding threonine synthase, with the protein MQHPTIIRTLFSHLRCSKYGDFYAKDKVQTYSNADKPLWACYELEEYPIMDLLDSSYEGMWRYRKLLPVEWDENIVSLGEGGSPLIPLEKELFLKDEAANPTGSFKARGLSMAISKAKELGITKCVIPTAGNAGGAMSAYCAKAGMEANVYMPRETPKTFAKECEFFGAKVKLIDGNIGDCAAQIKADGLEDCFDVSTLKEPYRLEGKKTMGYEIAEQLNWKIPDVIVYPTGGGTGLIGIWKAFEEMMQLGWVAGEMPRMVAVQSEACYPIVKAFEAGESQAKRFEDPGLSLANGLRVPTAFGDELILNILYKSNGKAVKIPEQDIESSIHQFAQKYGILLSPEGAAVYKAYQNLLADRWITKDMCVVLLNTGTIYKYMENFV; encoded by the coding sequence ATGCAGCATCCTACAATTATAAGAACGTTATTTTCGCACTTGAGGTGTTCTAAATACGGCGATTTTTACGCAAAGGATAAAGTCCAAACCTATTCGAATGCAGATAAACCGCTTTGGGCTTGCTATGAATTGGAAGAATACCCGATCATGGATCTGCTGGATAGTTCTTATGAAGGTATGTGGCGCTACCGAAAATTGCTGCCGGTAGAATGGGACGAAAACATTGTCAGTCTGGGAGAAGGGGGAAGCCCTTTGATTCCCCTTGAAAAAGAACTTTTCCTTAAAGATGAAGCCGCGAATCCCACAGGTTCCTTTAAAGCACGGGGACTCTCGATGGCTATTTCTAAAGCGAAGGAACTGGGGATCACGAAATGTGTGATTCCTACTGCCGGAAATGCGGGGGGAGCGATGAGTGCCTATTGTGCGAAAGCAGGTATGGAAGCAAATGTTTATATGCCACGCGAAACCCCCAAAACTTTTGCGAAAGAGTGTGAGTTTTTCGGGGCGAAGGTAAAACTGATCGATGGAAACATTGGCGATTGTGCCGCTCAAATAAAAGCGGATGGCTTAGAAGATTGTTTCGATGTATCTACCCTCAAAGAGCCCTATCGATTGGAGGGAAAAAAGACCATGGGCTATGAAATCGCCGAACAGCTCAATTGGAAAATACCAGATGTAATCGTGTATCCAACAGGTGGCGGCACGGGTTTAATCGGAATTTGGAAAGCCTTTGAGGAAATGATGCAGCTAGGATGGGTAGCAGGTGAAATGCCTCGCATGGTGGCAGTGCAAAGTGAAGCCTGCTACCCCATTGTTAAAGCCTTTGAGGCAGGAGAATCACAGGCAAAACGATTTGAGGACCCGGGACTAAGTCTTGCCAATGGACTGAGGGTTCCAACTGCATTCGGAGATGAATTGATCCTCAATATCTTATACAAAAGCAATGGGAAGGCAGTCAAAATCCCAGAGCAGGATATAGAGTCATCCATCCATCAGTTTGCACAGAAATATGGAATACTGCTTTCACCGGAAGGTGCAGCCGTGTATAAAGCTTATCAAAACCTCCTGGCAGATCGCTGGATCACAAAAGATATGTGTGTTGTGCTTCTCAACACCGGAACGATCTATAAGTACATGGAGAATTTTGTCTAA
- a CDS encoding AraC family transcriptional regulator: MSTVDTSQTKQKQHSFRVELREHPVQHKGMHFHPEFQISLILRGKGYVKISNMDHPIQKGDILMIGPDLPHEIGQKNQIQEEELHLISIYFLPAVFGKHFFSLPEMSEIEEMLDESVRGLFWEVKHTKGLNHLFFSLRRTHAANRIIQLLALLNKLGGRKERQLLNPHNLVKEKQYADSTYSKIMNYIYQNFDKPISLEEMADLVNLNKYSFCRYFKRMTQMSFVSYLNEFRISKACSFLSSDTYNISQIGYLVGFNTLSNFYRQFQKVMNCTPTEYRQEMG; this comes from the coding sequence ATGTCGACTGTCGATACATCCCAAACAAAACAGAAACAACACTCTTTTCGAGTGGAGTTGAGGGAACATCCTGTGCAACATAAAGGGATGCATTTCCATCCAGAATTTCAGATCAGTCTTATTCTTAGGGGAAAAGGCTATGTGAAAATTTCTAATATGGATCACCCAATCCAAAAGGGTGATATTCTCATGATTGGTCCTGATCTTCCACATGAAATCGGGCAGAAGAATCAAATACAGGAAGAAGAACTTCATTTGATTAGTATTTACTTTTTACCCGCAGTCTTTGGCAAACATTTTTTCAGCCTTCCTGAAATGAGTGAGATTGAGGAAATGCTGGATGAAAGTGTACGAGGACTATTCTGGGAAGTAAAGCATACCAAAGGTCTCAATCATTTGTTCTTTTCCCTCAGAAGAACTCATGCTGCAAACCGTATCATTCAATTATTGGCTTTGTTGAATAAACTGGGAGGAAGAAAGGAAAGACAGCTGCTGAATCCACATAATTTGGTAAAGGAAAAGCAGTATGCAGATAGCACTTATAGCAAGATCATGAATTATATCTACCAGAATTTCGATAAGCCTATCAGTCTGGAAGAAATGGCCGATTTGGTCAACCTGAATAAATATTCCTTTTGTCGATACTTTAAGCGCATGACCCAAATGTCATTCGTGAGTTATCTCAATGAGTTTCGCATTAGCAAGGCCTGTAGTTTTTTGAGTTCCGACACCTACAACATCAGCCAGATCGGTTATCTGGTCGGCTTCAATACCTTATCCAATTTCTATCGTCAATTTCAAAAGGTGATGAATTGTACGCCAACAGAGTATCGACAGGAAATGGGATAA
- a CDS encoding GNAT family N-acetyltransferase encodes MILEIELAPKSDRPVLRQLMELYCYDFSEFDDLEVNAHGYYSYSYLDYYWTGEDRYPYLIKVNGNLAGFVLVNQHFVKLQAPGHSIAEFFIMRKYRKQGLGKRVAFEIFDKYGGAWEVSQQLSNKASLIFWEKVIAAYVGDWSKVEVHQLEKKQVLVFEGKGD; translated from the coding sequence ATGATCCTTGAAATCGAATTGGCTCCTAAATCCGATAGACCCGTTCTCCGGCAGTTGATGGAATTGTATTGCTATGATTTCAGTGAATTTGATGATTTGGAGGTAAATGCACATGGCTATTATAGCTATTCCTATTTGGATTATTACTGGACGGGAGAAGACCGCTATCCCTACCTGATCAAGGTCAATGGCAATCTGGCAGGTTTTGTCCTGGTGAATCAGCATTTTGTCAAACTGCAAGCGCCCGGTCATAGCATTGCGGAGTTTTTCATCATGAGAAAATATCGAAAACAAGGATTGGGGAAACGTGTGGCTTTCGAAATCTTCGATAAATATGGGGGCGCCTGGGAGGTTTCCCAGCAATTATCTAACAAAGCTTCACTCATTTTTTGGGAGAAAGTCATTGCTGCCTATGTGGGAGATTGGAGTAAGGTAGAGGTCCATCAATTGGAGAAAAAACAAGTTTTAGTATTTGAGGGGAAGGGGGATTAA
- a CDS encoding carboxypeptidase-like regulatory domain-containing protein translates to MNPIRLLTTVLLFLIGFFPESSKAQNLLKSRKTSPYTYYYKITDDEAREIYKKDLCVVDSSFFHTRVDSSLTDSSFVPDLPHGHYLRTYAKEHLQKFEITSVNPFDIIVLNNTSDLSLRVYNKEGELLKDAKLMLKGSRIAFDEETQSFVKKKNNRKGLIEVEYEGFSAFFQLDRAYKNSASRRFFRKVFVRSPIRYVWYPIYFVGRLPLDGFRSIKSRYPQGSIRGLVNFVRRSFDRLACMFDEYYCDDLSYKFSEKYTGYFIFNKPKYRPGDTVKLKAFISHKNGKAVNKELGLYLYNKKDIKLGTISPYSKGGYVFEFPLHDSLELTLDRDYLLEIRNKEHQVYIGERFRYEDYELQESQLAIRLSGEEQFAGESLSAYVKATDANGLQIQDGRLEVIALRSGVSEFKDDHVFISDTLFKKELDLEKKGETEIVVPDSILPRANFQYLLYVLLKRTDNEWKEESKTISYFYHREKIQWELAEDSLKISKLENKEEVKAQAVVLGQYKGGKSKEVYRGELPAKLVMNPIFISYQVQTDGYLENYKIKNESSGISCESQRTSDSLFLSISNPRKLLFSYHLYAHNREIERGYSEEFELKMKAHPAKNYYLSIQYLWGGSSEEKNYRFPFDNKALKLEVNHPKLIVPGQKAEIELLVKDVDGNAVSGVDIAAFGLTKKFDYQAPILPDFKKKEKQKEQINLFHLNDFRKASGQITLKKAELREMLGVDSIPYFSFLFPDYKIFRFEYEGSSQETQFAPFVLKNGEFQDIHVIYIDSRPVYFSWSDNYRPYSFRLSPGYHDISLRTSYDEIYLDSVFIPRGKKLILSLDLAKLAPGLRRSERIPFLFPNEKRTLYPYIFPFRYTFGDDFTYLKNKESFQLLSIPSSTSAKPSMIGPVRGELELYREGDKVAQFRHEDYFEYDMREGLVKMRHFKHENKYPNSLQDYHSSRSLEDLAFNPAMLRTMLFEIWKKQRIREKRYAYPTSTNPGNGQLQVGFGSASKKPQEPPLNVLVSGIENVEFFRVYPGSMRVFHDLPPAYYRLSLIFTEGKYQTFDSLKIEANGLNYYSLIQGDSLKSDVFGKELNEILRKHYSSPIKTKEQEIEELQEINRNYIDKYSYQGPVKKVFGYVKDDYDGSPLIGATVRVKNTVMGTITDINGYFELEVPLSKKQIIISYIGYQNLTTSVSNESYFDIELKQDHSSLEEVVVVGYGSIKNNKALGYSVSTITSESLDNYTEYEIATMLRGKASGVEIVQTSGLAGGGHKILIRGYSLLAESKNPLIIIDGIPYSGNLEELDEGIIQKMEVLKSETAASIYGSMASGGAILISTKSGEFSLPSDLEKGALFEDEFIQAAEQSSGLRSNFSDYAFWQPALTTDKEGKAVFEVEFPDDISSWDTHFIAVGSSGRATAHSGNIKSYKPLLARLSTPRFLVEGDSTNLIGQAVNYLPDSVKIQTQFVLGSDTLVTKDNWLKDVFIDSLALIAGKDSITTSFILNSSKMKDGERRIIPTFRRGIAETIGKFAILEGDSSLEMSFDPQYGEVRLYAKADALDIMKEELKNLIRYPYNCNEQMASRLKALVLEQRIADSLAIKVSSSKQIKRLIGKLVKNQNDAGLWGWWGKSTENFWVSAHVLDALLLAKKDGFKIPNIFGVDLKRNLRLQYEASSDVSRKIQLLELLSKIGASGNFYTEIGELEKKGGLTKRQKLSLFKLRKENFLPIPVDSIIQQLDTTLLGGIYFPRDKMGHRLWQSEIQNSLLAYQILEGNERVDKGVLTGMRNYFLANRKNYGWRNTYESIRIVETILPSLLQGKKEITAPVLQLAGATDSLISNFPAEMTLNPSENLKLVKTGSFPLYLSLSQTRWEANPEAVENDFVVKSSFDSGAISQLTAGEKETLRLKLEVKKRAEYVMISVPIPASCSYAQKPQRFPKEVHREYFKDRVAIFCEKLEPGSYEFLVELMPRYTGRFSLNPAKVELMYFPTFSANNVIKEIRVK, encoded by the coding sequence ATGAATCCGATTCGCTTACTTACTACCGTACTACTATTTCTTATTGGCTTTTTTCCAGAATCTTCGAAAGCACAGAATCTATTAAAAAGTAGAAAAACTTCTCCCTATACCTATTATTATAAAATTACGGATGATGAAGCCCGTGAAATTTATAAAAAAGACCTATGTGTAGTCGATAGTTCCTTTTTTCATACACGTGTCGATTCCAGCCTGACTGATAGCAGCTTTGTGCCTGATCTGCCGCATGGACATTATTTGAGGACCTATGCGAAGGAGCACCTCCAGAAATTTGAGATCACCAGTGTCAATCCCTTCGACATCATTGTCCTTAATAATACTTCTGATCTTTCTCTAAGGGTTTATAATAAGGAAGGGGAGCTTTTGAAGGATGCAAAGCTTATGCTTAAGGGATCTCGAATTGCTTTCGATGAAGAGACGCAATCCTTTGTCAAGAAAAAGAATAATCGGAAAGGACTTATAGAAGTCGAGTACGAAGGTTTTTCTGCTTTTTTTCAGCTTGATAGAGCCTATAAAAATTCCGCCAGCCGGCGATTTTTTAGAAAAGTATTTGTGCGAAGTCCCATTCGATATGTATGGTACCCCATTTACTTTGTGGGTCGATTACCTCTGGATGGATTCCGATCAATTAAATCCCGATATCCACAGGGGAGCATAAGAGGGCTTGTCAATTTTGTGCGACGAAGCTTTGATCGGCTTGCCTGTATGTTTGATGAATACTACTGTGATGACTTGTCCTACAAGTTTTCAGAAAAATACACGGGCTACTTCATTTTTAACAAACCCAAATATAGACCGGGAGATACGGTAAAGCTTAAAGCATTCATCAGCCATAAAAATGGAAAAGCCGTCAATAAAGAACTGGGGCTGTATCTGTACAACAAGAAAGACATCAAACTCGGGACCATTAGTCCTTACAGCAAAGGCGGCTATGTCTTTGAATTTCCTCTGCATGATTCCCTGGAGTTGACCCTGGATAGAGATTATCTACTGGAAATAAGGAATAAAGAGCATCAGGTTTATATAGGGGAGAGATTTCGATACGAAGATTACGAGCTCCAGGAAAGCCAGTTAGCTATCCGTCTGAGCGGGGAGGAACAGTTTGCTGGAGAAAGCTTATCCGCCTATGTAAAAGCTACTGATGCTAATGGGCTTCAGATTCAGGATGGAAGATTGGAAGTAATTGCCCTACGATCAGGAGTTAGTGAATTTAAAGATGATCATGTCTTTATTTCGGATACCCTCTTTAAAAAGGAGTTGGACTTAGAGAAGAAGGGCGAAACCGAGATTGTGGTTCCGGATTCGATTCTGCCCAGAGCCAATTTCCAATACCTCCTCTACGTCCTGCTCAAACGAACGGATAACGAATGGAAGGAGGAAAGCAAGACGATCAGCTATTTCTACCATCGGGAAAAAATCCAGTGGGAGTTGGCAGAGGATTCCCTGAAGATTTCGAAACTGGAGAATAAAGAAGAGGTAAAAGCCCAGGCTGTGGTTTTAGGCCAGTACAAAGGAGGAAAAAGCAAAGAAGTTTATCGAGGAGAGCTGCCTGCGAAATTGGTGATGAATCCCATTTTTATTTCTTATCAGGTACAGACAGATGGATACCTGGAAAATTATAAGATCAAAAATGAATCAAGTGGGATCTCCTGTGAAAGCCAAAGAACTTCAGATTCCTTATTTCTCAGTATTAGCAATCCACGAAAGCTGTTGTTTTCCTATCACTTATACGCCCACAATCGGGAAATTGAAAGGGGCTACTCGGAGGAGTTTGAGTTGAAGATGAAGGCTCATCCTGCGAAAAACTACTACCTCTCCATTCAATACCTTTGGGGAGGGAGTTCCGAGGAAAAGAATTATCGCTTTCCTTTTGATAATAAGGCATTGAAACTAGAGGTCAATCATCCGAAATTGATCGTGCCGGGTCAGAAAGCTGAGATTGAATTACTTGTGAAGGATGTAGATGGAAATGCAGTTTCGGGTGTGGACATAGCGGCTTTTGGGCTAACAAAAAAGTTTGATTATCAGGCTCCTATACTGCCGGATTTTAAGAAAAAAGAAAAGCAAAAAGAGCAGATCAACCTTTTCCATCTCAATGATTTTAGAAAAGCCTCCGGCCAAATTACGCTCAAGAAAGCTGAATTACGTGAGATGCTAGGAGTAGATAGTATTCCTTATTTTTCATTTCTGTTTCCAGACTATAAAATCTTTCGCTTTGAATACGAGGGTAGCTCGCAGGAAACTCAGTTTGCTCCCTTTGTCCTGAAGAATGGAGAATTTCAGGACATTCATGTCATCTATATCGACTCCCGCCCCGTCTACTTTAGCTGGTCAGACAATTATCGCCCCTATTCATTCAGGCTTTCCCCGGGCTATCACGATATCAGTTTACGAACCAGCTATGATGAGATATATTTAGACAGTGTTTTCATCCCAAGAGGAAAGAAACTCATTCTGAGCCTGGATCTCGCAAAATTGGCACCCGGACTCAGAAGATCTGAGCGGATTCCTTTTTTGTTTCCCAATGAAAAACGGACACTTTATCCCTATATTTTCCCTTTCAGATATACCTTTGGGGATGATTTTACCTACCTGAAAAATAAAGAATCTTTTCAGCTGCTAAGTATCCCTTCATCAACATCAGCTAAACCTTCCATGATAGGCCCTGTGAGAGGAGAACTTGAATTGTATCGCGAAGGAGATAAAGTAGCACAATTCAGGCATGAAGACTATTTCGAATACGATATGCGAGAAGGCCTGGTCAAAATGCGCCACTTTAAGCATGAGAACAAGTACCCCAATTCCTTGCAGGATTATCATTCTTCTCGTAGCCTGGAAGATTTGGCCTTTAATCCTGCCATGCTTAGAACTATGCTTTTTGAAATTTGGAAAAAGCAAAGGATACGGGAAAAACGTTATGCCTATCCTACAAGCACCAATCCAGGAAATGGACAGCTGCAAGTAGGATTTGGAAGTGCTTCAAAGAAACCGCAGGAGCCCCCCTTAAATGTTCTGGTATCAGGAATAGAAAATGTTGAATTCTTTCGGGTTTATCCAGGTTCTATGCGCGTGTTTCATGATCTGCCTCCCGCTTATTATCGCCTGAGTTTGATTTTTACGGAAGGAAAATACCAGACTTTTGATTCCCTGAAGATAGAGGCAAATGGCTTGAATTATTACAGCCTTATCCAGGGAGACAGCCTTAAGTCTGATGTTTTTGGGAAGGAATTAAATGAAATCCTGAGAAAACACTATTCATCTCCTATAAAGACAAAGGAACAGGAAATCGAAGAACTGCAGGAAATTAATCGCAATTACATCGATAAATACAGCTATCAAGGGCCTGTGAAAAAGGTATTTGGCTATGTGAAAGATGATTATGATGGATCGCCTTTAATTGGAGCTACAGTTCGTGTTAAAAATACAGTCATGGGTACGATCACGGATATAAATGGATACTTTGAGCTGGAGGTGCCGCTTTCGAAAAAACAAATCATCATCAGTTACATCGGTTACCAAAATTTGACTACATCTGTATCGAATGAAAGTTATTTCGACATTGAACTCAAACAAGATCATAGCTCCCTGGAAGAGGTAGTTGTTGTCGGCTACGGCAGCATCAAAAACAATAAAGCTTTGGGATATAGTGTTTCTACCATTACTTCCGAATCTCTGGATAATTATACAGAATATGAAATAGCAACTATGCTGCGCGGAAAAGCTAGCGGTGTTGAAATTGTACAAACATCAGGCTTGGCAGGAGGAGGGCATAAAATACTCATCAGAGGCTATTCTTTATTGGCAGAATCCAAGAATCCGCTGATCATCATCGATGGCATTCCTTATTCAGGTAATCTGGAGGAATTGGATGAAGGGATCATCCAAAAGATGGAAGTTTTGAAATCTGAGACTGCGGCTTCAATCTATGGTTCTATGGCAAGTGGTGGGGCAATCCTTATCTCTACCAAATCCGGGGAATTTTCACTTCCTTCTGATTTGGAAAAGGGAGCTCTATTTGAAGATGAATTTATCCAGGCTGCCGAACAAAGCTCCGGCTTGCGCTCCAATTTCTCTGACTATGCTTTTTGGCAACCTGCATTGACCACCGACAAAGAGGGGAAAGCCGTATTTGAAGTGGAATTTCCTGATGACATCAGCAGCTGGGATACGCACTTTATAGCCGTAGGTTCATCCGGCCGGGCTACTGCCCATTCGGGCAATATAAAGTCTTATAAGCCTTTACTTGCTCGCCTTTCAACGCCTCGATTTTTGGTGGAGGGAGATAGTACCAATCTCATTGGACAGGCAGTAAATTACCTGCCGGATTCCGTAAAAATTCAAACACAGTTTGTACTGGGTAGCGATACCCTGGTAACCAAAGACAATTGGCTGAAAGATGTATTCATCGATAGCCTCGCCTTAATTGCCGGCAAAGACAGCATAACAACTTCCTTTATCCTGAATAGTAGCAAGATGAAGGATGGAGAACGAAGGATTATCCCCACATTCCGAAGAGGCATAGCTGAGACCATCGGGAAATTTGCCATACTTGAGGGAGATAGCAGTCTTGAAATGAGCTTTGATCCACAATACGGGGAAGTTAGGCTCTATGCGAAAGCAGATGCCCTGGATATTATGAAAGAAGAACTGAAAAACCTGATCCGCTACCCTTACAATTGTAATGAACAGATGGCCTCTCGATTGAAGGCGCTGGTTCTTGAACAAAGAATCGCTGACAGTTTAGCGATCAAAGTCAGTTCTTCGAAACAGATCAAAAGGCTTATCGGGAAATTGGTCAAGAATCAAAATGATGCAGGATTATGGGGATGGTGGGGAAAGTCGACAGAAAATTTCTGGGTCAGTGCTCATGTCCTCGATGCTTTGTTATTGGCAAAGAAGGATGGTTTTAAGATTCCCAATATATTTGGAGTGGATCTGAAAAGAAATTTACGATTGCAGTATGAAGCAAGCTCAGATGTAAGTAGAAAAATACAGCTTCTGGAGCTCCTCAGTAAAATAGGGGCAAGTGGCAACTTTTATACAGAAATCGGAGAGTTGGAGAAAAAAGGCGGCTTGACAAAACGGCAGAAACTCTCTCTATTCAAGCTACGGAAAGAAAATTTTCTCCCAATACCAGTGGATTCTATCATTCAGCAATTAGATACGACCCTCCTGGGAGGAATCTATTTTCCCCGAGATAAAATGGGGCATAGATTGTGGCAAAGTGAAATCCAAAATAGTTTGTTGGCCTACCAGATTCTTGAGGGAAATGAACGGGTAGATAAGGGCGTTTTGACAGGGATGCGAAACTACTTTCTGGCGAATCGAAAAAACTATGGTTGGCGCAATACCTATGAATCCATCCGCATAGTAGAAACAATCTTGCCATCGCTACTTCAAGGGAAAAAAGAAATAACAGCTCCCGTACTTCAGCTAGCTGGTGCCACGGACAGCCTGATCAGTAATTTCCCAGCTGAGATGACCCTAAATCCTTCAGAAAATCTAAAGCTGGTCAAAACAGGGTCTTTTCCCCTATACCTTTCCCTTAGCCAGACGCGATGGGAAGCAAATCCAGAGGCGGTAGAAAATGACTTTGTCGTCAAGAGCAGCTTTGATTCGGGTGCTATTTCCCAATTGACTGCCGGGGAAAAGGAAACTCTGCGGCTAAAACTGGAAGTGAAAAAACGGGCTGAATATGTGATGATCAGCGTTCCCATTCCGGCATCTTGTTCCTACGCACAGAAGCCACAGCGTTTTCCAAAAGAAGTCCATCGAGAATACTTCAAAGATCGGGTAGCTATTTTCTGTGAAAAACTGGAGCCCGGAAGCTATGAATTTCTGGTAGAATTGATGCCTCGCTATACAGGTCGCTTTAGCTTAAATCCAGCCAAAGTGGAATTGATGTACTTTCCAACTTTTTCAGCCAATAATGTGATAAAGGAGATTCGGGTAAAGTAG
- a CDS encoding alpha/beta hydrolase: protein MRTQFFFSLLLSICFISSLFAQKAGDIEWTSSFLSEEDKVYGEDMKFGYLYVPEDYEKEGSRLWKMAFIRIKAKRTISENIASLYFMGGWGARGIKNLGFYQNHFLAYHGDLIIFDYRGSGYSEPKFCQDMPAKIYDAVAADMSYKDFELKQKGLLNGCLDEMESRGIDFNQFGTNTKARDAILLAEKLGYDNYNLFGVSYGTKTILQYLRQSTQDIRSVILDSNCPLDYPINSAMASDFARSLNLILEDCVSDNKCRSKYPRLKEKYLQMLASLDEKPLKVNLPKDEVLYLNRQEMNALLHQLLYDENYYAYVPKIIKKFSNRNKLYLNRLLRGMEELLKDNYNGLGLCNYLYDHKSMQLESRQIRADAWESAADFDLFDGYRKFFEEDVRFEANEEQTKLGEINIPTLILAGEYDPITPPYYSESIRKYFPQHTYFEFPKTGHGVTDNYCGRQLAGAFLKNPKNLQLPQCLEWIKEEKIRFK from the coding sequence ATGCGAACTCAATTTTTCTTCTCACTCCTTCTCAGTATTTGCTTCATATCCTCCCTTTTTGCCCAGAAAGCCGGAGATATCGAGTGGACTTCTTCCTTCCTTTCTGAAGAGGATAAAGTCTATGGAGAAGATATGAAGTTTGGCTACCTCTATGTACCGGAGGATTATGAAAAAGAAGGAAGTCGCCTTTGGAAGATGGCCTTTATTCGGATAAAGGCTAAGAGGACCATCTCAGAAAATATTGCCAGTTTGTATTTCATGGGCGGTTGGGGAGCAAGAGGAATTAAAAACCTGGGTTTCTATCAAAATCATTTCCTGGCCTATCATGGAGATCTGATCATTTTTGATTATCGGGGCAGCGGTTATTCAGAACCCAAATTCTGCCAGGATATGCCGGCTAAAATCTATGATGCAGTTGCCGCAGATATGAGCTATAAGGATTTTGAGCTAAAACAAAAGGGATTGCTGAATGGATGTTTGGATGAAATGGAAAGCAGGGGAATTGATTTTAATCAATTTGGGACAAATACAAAGGCAAGAGATGCCATCTTACTGGCAGAAAAACTGGGCTATGATAACTATAATCTCTTTGGGGTTTCTTATGGTACCAAGACCATTCTTCAATACCTCAGGCAGAGCACTCAAGATATCCGATCGGTCATTCTGGACTCAAATTGCCCCCTCGATTATCCCATCAATAGTGCTATGGCTTCTGACTTTGCCCGAAGCCTGAACTTGATTTTGGAGGATTGTGTATCGGATAATAAATGCAGAAGCAAGTATCCTCGCTTGAAAGAAAAATACCTGCAAATGCTGGCTTCTTTGGACGAAAAACCCCTGAAGGTGAATCTCCCTAAAGATGAAGTCCTGTACCTCAATCGGCAGGAGATGAATGCCCTTCTTCATCAGCTTTTGTATGATGAGAACTACTATGCCTATGTCCCGAAGATTATCAAGAAATTTTCAAATAGGAATAAACTTTACCTGAACCGTCTTTTGAGAGGTATGGAAGAATTGCTGAAAGATAATTACAATGGATTAGGCCTATGCAATTACCTCTATGACCATAAATCCATGCAGCTGGAGTCCCGACAGATTCGGGCAGATGCATGGGAAAGCGCTGCAGATTTTGATCTATTTGATGGCTATAGGAAATTCTTTGAAGAGGACGTACGCTTTGAGGCAAATGAGGAACAAACTAAACTGGGAGAAATCAATATCCCCACCTTAATTCTCGCAGGAGAATACGACCCCATTACTCCTCCTTATTACTCAGAGTCTATTAGAAAATACTTCCCTCAACATACTTATTTCGAATTTCCAAAAACAGGACATGGGGTAACGGATAATTATTGCGGTCGTCAGCTGGCTGGAGCTTTCCTCAAAAATCCAAAAAATCTTCAGCTCCCGCAATGCCTGGAATGGATCAAGGAGGAGAAGATTAGATTTAAGTAA